A genome region from Gemmatimonadota bacterium includes the following:
- a CDS encoding RNA polymerase sigma factor, protein MTPSDAILMQRIVARDQEAFAILFVRYQAQVTENLRWVTRDPIIADDLTQEVFLRVWNRADQWSGQGSFRGWLFRIARNLSLNQLRSQSRRREQPLEMPSLYDEEDEEQPVPGWMIDRAALGPDVQLERAEQRRILQVLIDALPEEKREIFQMVYEDEVTLREVAEQLAIPEGTVKSRLFHARKQLAEAWGRRYGRG, encoded by the coding sequence GAGGCTTTTGCGATTCTGTTTGTGCGCTATCAGGCGCAGGTGACTGAGAATCTGCGTTGGGTGACGCGGGATCCGATCATAGCAGATGATTTGACACAGGAGGTTTTTCTCAGAGTTTGGAATCGGGCCGATCAATGGTCGGGACAAGGGTCTTTTCGGGGATGGTTGTTTCGAATTGCGAGAAATTTGTCGCTGAATCAATTGCGAAGCCAAAGTCGCCGTCGCGAACAGCCTCTGGAAATGCCTTCGCTTTACGATGAGGAGGACGAAGAACAACCCGTTCCGGGGTGGATGATCGATCGGGCTGCGCTGGGACCCGATGTGCAATTAGAACGGGCTGAACAACGGCGCATTTTGCAGGTGTTGATCGATGCGTTGCCAGAGGAAAAACGCGAGATATTTCAGATGGTGTACGAAGATGAGGTGACGCTTCGAGAAGTTGCCGAACAGTTGGCGATTCCAGAAGGTACAGTGAAATCGCGGCTGTTCCACGCGCGCAAGCAACTCGCAGAGGCATGGGGTCGGAGGTATGGGAGAGGGTAA